A genome region from Gemmatimonadota bacterium includes the following:
- a CDS encoding Gldg family protein, whose translation MKSLVPSAGYLGLILILVSGYLYASDATTQRTVLIVLLAGLALGSAWVVFEWEKVWSLLGRRTTRYGANTAVLVLLVIGILAFVNLIGARYSQRFDTTANQRFSLADLSVSVLDELDQDVHIVGFFRSSGSDAMQRHEIDDMLNQFQYHSDHITYEFVDPDLEPSIARQYNISAYGTIVFESEGKTEHINRYLEESVTNALVKVTREGQKTMYFLEGHGEHNINLTDQAGYNRMLQLLENQSYVVRSFSLLSEVEVPSDCSVLVVAGPRTNLVGNEQEAIRNYLDRGGRALFLLNPDYPEESADLSELLARWKVEIGDNVVIDESAVGRLPGMNEYMPAVMQYPAHPITRALGNTVSFFPLVRSIEPASASDDTVEIQTIAMTGPRSWAESALPDTPEEAMEYTPELDPVEDEPGPVSIAVAITAVPRALPRRDMTTLTPQEMAMRPEEHELKTRIVVVGNSAFASNAYIMLPGNGDLALNILNWLAQEEDLLAIRPKSSDTRLVQISLSQMRDIFIVTGILSPIGILIAGVMVWWRRK comes from the coding sequence ATGAAGAGTCTTGTGCCATCCGCCGGATACCTGGGCCTCATCCTGATCCTGGTCAGCGGGTACCTCTACGCCTCGGATGCGACGACGCAGCGCACGGTCCTGATCGTCCTGCTGGCCGGTCTGGCGCTCGGATCGGCCTGGGTGGTCTTCGAGTGGGAAAAGGTGTGGAGCCTGCTTGGACGGCGTACCACGCGGTACGGGGCCAACACCGCCGTACTTGTCCTGCTGGTGATCGGCATCCTGGCCTTCGTGAACCTGATCGGTGCGCGTTACTCCCAGCGGTTCGACACGACGGCCAACCAGAGGTTCAGCCTCGCGGACCTGTCCGTCAGCGTGCTGGACGAGCTGGACCAGGACGTTCACATCGTGGGCTTCTTCAGATCCAGCGGGTCCGATGCCATGCAACGGCACGAGATCGACGACATGCTGAATCAGTTCCAGTACCACTCGGACCACATCACCTACGAATTCGTAGACCCCGATCTCGAGCCCAGCATAGCGCGTCAGTACAACATCTCCGCCTACGGAACGATCGTGTTCGAAAGCGAGGGCAAGACCGAGCACATCAACCGTTACCTCGAAGAGAGCGTGACCAACGCGCTGGTCAAGGTCACGCGGGAAGGCCAGAAGACCATGTATTTCCTGGAGGGCCACGGCGAGCACAACATCAACCTGACCGACCAGGCCGGCTACAACAGGATGCTCCAGTTGCTCGAGAACCAGAGTTACGTCGTCAGGAGTTTCTCGTTGCTTAGCGAAGTGGAGGTACCTTCGGACTGCAGCGTCCTCGTGGTGGCCGGTCCCAGGACCAACCTGGTGGGCAACGAGCAGGAAGCCATTCGCAACTACCTCGACCGCGGCGGCCGCGCCCTCTTCCTGCTCAATCCCGACTATCCCGAGGAGAGTGCCGATCTGTCGGAACTGCTTGCCCGCTGGAAGGTGGAGATCGGCGACAACGTAGTGATCGATGAGAGTGCCGTGGGACGGTTGCCCGGCATGAACGAGTACATGCCGGCCGTCATGCAGTACCCGGCCCATCCGATCACGCGGGCGCTCGGCAATACGGTCAGCTTCTTTCCGCTGGTGCGGTCCATAGAGCCCGCGTCGGCCTCCGACGACACCGTTGAAATACAGACCATCGCCATGACGGGCCCCCGCAGCTGGGCGGAATCCGCCCTGCCGGATACGCCGGAAGAAGCCATGGAGTACACGCCCGAACTGGACCCGGTGGAAGACGAGCCCGGCCCGGTTTCCATTGCCGTCGCCATAACGGCCGTCCCGAGGGCCCTGCCGCGCAGGGACATGACCACGCTGACGCCGCAGGAGATGGCGATGCGGCCGGAGGAGCACGAGTTGAAGACGCGTATCGTGGTCGTCGGCAACTCGGCCTTTGCCTCCAACGCCTATATCATGCTGCCGGGCAACGGAGACCTGGCCCTGAACATCCTCAACTGGCTCGCCCAGGAGGAGGATCTGCTCGCCATCCGGCCCAAGTCGAGCGACACCAGGCTGGTTCAGA
- a CDS encoding ABC transporter permease, with the protein MQGLLAIWGRELKAYFISPIFYALSTVFIFIVSFMFFYSLQSYTQYFMQAAQYPAMMERININEMIMRPLFNTMSFVAVLTLMPMLTMRVFSEEKKTGTIELLLTSPVRDWHVILGKFLAAFTLYTAMIGLTIIYPLVLQVYGDPDWGPIWAGYLGLILLGGGVITIGLFASSLTENQIVAAVICFGAALILWMMDVAAESMAGTLGEVVGYLSVLRHYNTFEKGIIDSTDCLFFLSFIFLGLFITVRSVESMRWRG; encoded by the coding sequence ATGCAGGGATTGCTGGCCATCTGGGGACGTGAATTGAAGGCCTATTTCATTTCACCCATCTTCTACGCCCTTTCGACCGTGTTCATATTTATCGTAAGCTTCATGTTTTTCTACAGCTTACAGAGTTACACGCAGTATTTCATGCAGGCCGCGCAGTACCCGGCCATGATGGAACGGATCAACATCAACGAAATGATCATGCGCCCGCTGTTCAATACCATGAGTTTCGTGGCCGTGCTGACGCTCATGCCCATGCTCACCATGCGGGTCTTTTCCGAGGAAAAGAAGACCGGCACGATCGAGCTGCTGCTGACTTCGCCGGTCCGGGACTGGCACGTGATCCTGGGCAAGTTCCTGGCGGCCTTCACCCTGTACACGGCCATGATCGGGCTGACGATCATCTACCCGCTGGTGCTCCAGGTATACGGCGATCCCGACTGGGGTCCCATATGGGCCGGCTACCTCGGTCTCATTCTCCTCGGCGGCGGTGTGATAACCATCGGGCTCTTCGCCTCTTCGCTGACGGAGAACCAGATCGTGGCCGCGGTGATCTGCTTCGGCGCCGCGCTCATACTCTGGATGATGGATGTAGCGGCCGAATCGATGGCCGGCACGCTGGGCGAGGTGGTCGGATACCTGTCCGTGCTGAGGCACTACAATACCTTCGAGAAGGGGATTATCGACTCGACGGACTGCCTCTTTTTCCTGAGTTTCATCTTCCTGGGCCTGTTCATCACGGTCCGGTCGGTGGAGTCGATGCGCTGGCGGGGATGA